A window from Sphingobium sp. EM0848 encodes these proteins:
- a CDS encoding NfeD family protein gives MMEWLSLLEDHWGWLVFAALLGMGEVLLPGIFLIWVALAAAATGLIALALPITLPVQLLLFAVLCLVSVWGGRRWYVSNPVDSQDPLLNDRTARLVGEIVTVVEPIDNGRGRVKVGDSVWSCRGPDAPAGTRVRVIGAEASVLKVELA, from the coding sequence ATGATGGAATGGCTCAGCCTGCTGGAGGATCATTGGGGCTGGCTGGTTTTCGCGGCGCTGCTGGGCATGGGCGAAGTGCTCCTGCCCGGCATCTTCCTGATCTGGGTCGCGCTGGCGGCGGCGGCGACGGGGCTGATCGCCCTCGCCTTGCCGATCACGCTGCCGGTCCAGTTGCTGCTGTTCGCGGTGCTCTGCCTCGTCTCGGTATGGGGCGGGCGACGCTGGTACGTCAGCAATCCGGTGGATTCGCAGGACCCCCTGCTCAATGACCGAACGGCGCGGCTGGTGGGGGAGATCGTCACCGTGGTCGAACCGATCGACAATGGCCGTGGCCGGGTGAAGGTCGGCGACAGCGTCTGGTCCTGCCGAGGCCCCGATGCGCCGGCGGGCACAAGGGTCCGGGTGATCGGCGCGGAAGCCTCCGTGCTGAAGGTGGAACTGGCCTGA
- a CDS encoding SPFH domain-containing protein — MLTTFALTVTCLVLFYLAVSVKVVRQGYQYTIERFGRFTEVARPGLNFYPAFFYSVGRKINMMEQVVDVPSQEIITKDNAMVSVDGVVFFQVLDAAKAAYEVSQLYVAIMQLATTNLRTVMGSMDLDETLSKRDEINARLLHVVDDATVAWGIKITRVEIKDIRPPKDISDAMARQMKAEREKRAAILEAEGMRASEILRAEGQKQSQILEAEGRREAAFRDAEAREREAEAEAKATQMVSDAIASGNAQAINYFVAQKYVEAVSQFATSPNAKTILFPVEATQLIGTLGGIGALAKEALGGVGGEGTPPPTPPRRGPFGQGPA, encoded by the coding sequence ATGCTGACGACATTCGCGCTGACGGTGACGTGTCTGGTGCTGTTCTATCTGGCGGTGAGCGTCAAGGTGGTGCGTCAGGGCTATCAATATACGATCGAACGCTTCGGCCGCTTCACGGAGGTCGCCCGCCCCGGCCTCAATTTCTACCCCGCCTTCTTTTATTCGGTCGGGCGGAAGATCAACATGATGGAACAGGTGGTCGACGTCCCCAGTCAGGAGATCATCACCAAGGACAATGCCATGGTGTCGGTCGACGGCGTGGTGTTCTTCCAGGTACTGGACGCGGCCAAGGCGGCCTATGAGGTTTCGCAGCTCTATGTCGCGATCATGCAGTTGGCGACCACCAACCTGCGCACGGTGATGGGGTCGATGGACCTCGACGAAACCCTGTCGAAGCGCGACGAGATCAACGCCCGCCTGCTCCATGTGGTGGACGATGCGACGGTGGCCTGGGGGATCAAGATCACCCGCGTCGAGATCAAGGACATCCGCCCGCCCAAGGATATTTCCGACGCCATGGCCCGCCAGATGAAGGCCGAACGCGAAAAGCGTGCCGCGATCCTGGAGGCGGAGGGCATGCGTGCATCGGAAATCCTGCGCGCCGAAGGGCAGAAGCAGAGCCAGATTCTGGAAGCCGAGGGCCGCCGCGAAGCCGCCTTCCGCGACGCCGAAGCCCGCGAACGCGAGGCGGAGGCCGAGGCCAAGGCGACGCAAATGGTGTCCGACGCCATCGCGTCCGGCAATGCGCAGGCGATCAACTATTTCGTCGCGCAGAAATATGTCGAGGCGGTGAGCCAGTTCGCCACCTCGCCCAATGCCAAGACCATCCTGTTCCCGGTCGAGGCGACGCAGCTGATCGGCACGCTGGGCGGCATCGGCGCACTGGCCAAGGAGGCGCTGGGCGGGGTGGGGGGCGAGGGAACCCCGCCCCCCACCCCGCCCCGTCGCGGGCCGTTCGGACAGGGGCCGGCATGA
- the trmD gene encoding tRNA (guanosine(37)-N1)-methyltransferase TrmD produces the protein MSFRAQILTLYPEMFPGPLGVSLAGRALAEGKWACDPIHIRDFATDKHRTVDDTPAGGGAGMVLRADILGLAIDHALEQAPDLPVIAMTPRGAPITQGRIRQLAAGPGATILCGRFEGFDERIFEARPVEQISMGDIILSGGEMGALMLLDACIRLLPGVMGAASSGDEESFESGLLEYPHYTRPVIWEGRTIPEVLRSGDHAKIAAWRKQRAEEDTRLRRPDLWERHIGVRDQSPSGAQREETGPEL, from the coding sequence GTGAGCTTTCGCGCGCAGATATTGACGCTTTACCCGGAGATGTTTCCGGGCCCGCTGGGCGTGTCGCTCGCCGGGCGGGCGCTGGCGGAGGGGAAATGGGCCTGCGATCCTATCCACATTCGCGACTTCGCCACGGACAAGCATCGCACGGTCGACGATACGCCAGCGGGCGGCGGCGCGGGCATGGTGCTGCGCGCTGACATTCTCGGCCTCGCCATCGACCATGCACTGGAGCAGGCCCCCGACCTGCCCGTCATCGCCATGACGCCGCGTGGCGCGCCGATCACGCAGGGCCGTATCCGCCAACTTGCCGCCGGGCCCGGCGCGACCATCCTCTGCGGCCGGTTCGAGGGCTTTGACGAGCGCATTTTCGAGGCCCGCCCCGTCGAGCAAATCAGCATGGGCGACATTATCCTGTCCGGTGGGGAGATGGGCGCGCTGATGCTGCTGGATGCTTGCATCCGCCTGCTTCCTGGGGTAATGGGCGCCGCTTCCAGTGGGGATGAAGAGAGTTTCGAAAGCGGCCTTCTCGAGTATCCGCACTATACCCGGCCCGTTATATGGGAAGGGCGCACGATCCCTGAAGTGTTGCGATCGGGGGATCATGCGAAGATCGCCGCCTGGCGGAAACAAAGGGCGGAAGAAGATACACGGCTAAGGCGGCCGGACCTTTGGGAACGTCATATCGGCGTTCGGGACCAGTCGCCCTCTGGTGCGCAACGCGAAGAAACAGGACCTGAGTTATGA
- a CDS encoding nitronate monooxygenase family protein: MTNAKLASLMARGTEFLGCDVAIMCGAMSWVSERNLVAAISNAGGFGVIACGAMTPELLDREIAATKALTSKPFGVNLITMHPQLFDLIEVCAKHEVGHVVLAGGLPPKGSIEAIKEKGAKLICFAPALALAKKLVRSGVDALVVEGMEAGGHIGPVATSVLAQEILPEMASQVPVFVAGGIGRGEAIAAYLEMGAAGVQLGTRFACATESIAHPNFKKAFFRASARDAIASVQIDPRLPVIPVRALKNAGTEAFTAKQREVANLLDGGTVDMGQAQLQIEHYWAGALRRAVIDGDVEGGSLMAGQSVGMVSKEEPVADIIAQLMDEAAVALERRG; this comes from the coding sequence ATGACGAACGCCAAACTCGCTTCCCTGATGGCTCGCGGCACCGAATTTCTGGGCTGCGACGTTGCGATCATGTGCGGGGCGATGAGCTGGGTTTCGGAGCGGAATCTGGTGGCGGCCATCTCCAATGCGGGCGGCTTTGGCGTGATCGCCTGCGGCGCCATGACGCCGGAGCTGCTCGACAGGGAAATCGCGGCGACCAAGGCGCTGACGAGCAAGCCCTTTGGCGTCAACCTCATCACCATGCATCCGCAGCTGTTCGACCTGATCGAAGTCTGCGCCAAGCATGAGGTCGGCCATGTCGTGCTGGCCGGTGGCCTGCCGCCCAAGGGCAGCATCGAGGCGATCAAGGAGAAGGGCGCGAAGCTGATCTGCTTCGCCCCGGCGCTGGCGCTGGCGAAGAAGCTGGTACGTTCGGGCGTGGACGCTCTGGTGGTCGAGGGCATGGAGGCGGGCGGCCATATCGGCCCGGTGGCGACCAGCGTGCTGGCGCAGGAAATCCTGCCCGAAATGGCGAGCCAGGTGCCTGTGTTCGTCGCGGGCGGCATCGGCCGTGGCGAAGCGATTGCCGCCTATCTGGAGATGGGCGCGGCAGGCGTGCAGTTGGGCACCCGCTTTGCCTGCGCGACCGAGAGCATCGCGCATCCCAACTTCAAGAAGGCCTTCTTCCGCGCCTCGGCACGCGATGCGATTGCCAGCGTGCAGATCGATCCGCGCCTCCCTGTCATTCCGGTGCGCGCGCTCAAAAATGCCGGGACCGAGGCGTTCACGGCCAAGCAGCGCGAAGTCGCCAATCTGCTCGACGGTGGAACGGTCGACATGGGCCAGGCGCAGTTGCAGATCGAACATTATTGGGCAGGCGCTCTCCGCCGCGCGGTGATCGACGGCGATGTCGAGGGCGGATCGCTGATGGCCGGGCAGTCGGTCGGCATGGTGTCGAAGGAAGAGCCGGTCGCCGACATCATCGCCCAGTTGATGGACGAAGCGGCGGTCGCGCTGGAGCGCCGCGGCTAG
- the rimM gene encoding ribosome maturation factor RimM (Essential for efficient processing of 16S rRNA), with protein sequence MTDKPVTLAVIIGAHGVAGEVRLKLFGEGVETLKSYKGFDAAGRTLTLKSVRPGPNGAVARFVEVGDRSAAEALRGTELTVPRSALPPLGEGEYYHADLIGLPCFSSDGEGLGNIVAVENFGAGDIIEVERPTGKRFMAPIHAVTIADERVVIEAAFAV encoded by the coding sequence TTGACCGACAAGCCCGTCACTCTCGCCGTCATTATCGGTGCGCATGGGGTGGCGGGCGAAGTCCGTCTGAAGCTCTTCGGGGAGGGCGTGGAAACGCTCAAATCCTATAAGGGCTTCGATGCGGCGGGGCGCACGCTGACCTTGAAGTCGGTGCGTCCCGGCCCCAATGGCGCGGTGGCGCGTTTCGTCGAGGTTGGCGACCGTAGCGCTGCCGAAGCCCTGCGTGGGACCGAACTGACCGTGCCGCGCTCCGCTCTGCCTCCGCTGGGGGAGGGCGAATATTATCATGCTGATCTGATCGGCCTGCCCTGCTTCTCCAGCGATGGCGAAGGATTGGGCAATATCGTCGCGGTCGAGAATTTCGGCGCGGGCGATATCATCGAGGTCGAGCGGCCGACGGGCAAGCGCTTCATGGCGCCGATCCATGCCGTGACGATCGCGGATGAGCGGGTTGTGATTGAGGCGGCTTTCGCGGTTTAA
- the rpsP gene encoding 30S ribosomal protein S16, with amino-acid sequence MATSIRLSRGGSKKRPYYRIVVADSRAPRDGKFIERIGSYNPVLPKGDEKRVVIDVERAKHWVAAGAQPTDRVARFLDAAGVKERAARNNPKKAEPGQKAKDRAEDRAAKAAEAAEAAEAAKAAAAEAAAAPAEAPAEEAAAEESAEG; translated from the coding sequence ATGGCAACCTCCATCCGTCTGTCGCGCGGCGGCTCCAAGAAGCGCCCCTATTACCGCATCGTCGTGGCCGACAGCCGCGCTCCGCGTGACGGCAAGTTCATCGAGCGCATCGGCAGCTACAACCCCGTCCTGCCCAAGGGCGACGAGAAGCGCGTCGTGATCGACGTTGAGCGCGCGAAGCACTGGGTTGCCGCTGGTGCGCAGCCGACCGACCGCGTGGCCCGCTTCCTCGACGCCGCCGGCGTGAAGGAACGCGCTGCCCGCAATAACCCGAAGAAGGCTGAGCCGGGTCAGAAGGCCAAGGATCGCGCCGAAGACCGCGCTGCCAAGGCTGCGGAAGCCGCTGAAGCTGCCGAAGCCGCCAAGGCCGCCGCCGCTGAAGCCGCTGCTGCACCGGCCGAAGCCCCGGCTGAAGAAGCTGCCGCTGAAGAATCGGCTGAAGGCTGA
- the ffh gene encoding signal recognition particle protein codes for MFDSLSDRLGGVFDKLRGRGALTEDDVRAAMREVRIALLEADVALPVVRQFVEQATEKAVGSDVLRSVTPGQMVVKIVSDTLTETLGSETSDLLIDVTPPAVIMMVGLQGSGKTTSTAKIAKRLKDKERKKVLMASLDVQRPAAQEQLAVLGTQTDVATLPIVPGQQPVDIAKRALQAAKLQGFDVVMLDTAGRLHVDQALMDEMKAVADVSNPAEILLVVDSLTGQDAVNVATSFTQQVPLTGVVLTRMDGDARGGAALSMRAVTGRPIKFAGTGEKLDAIEPFHPARVAQRILGMGDVVSLVEKAAETIDAEEADKLAKKMAKGQFDMNDLRAQLNQMRRMGGLGALAGMLPGLKKAQAAMAQSGANDKTLIHLDAMIGSMTPKEREKPALINAKRKIRIAKGSGRTVQEVNKLLKMHQEMETAMKKIRKMGGLKGLAKMFTGGGMDKMLGGAGGAGAPDLSGLGGLGGLGGNMPNLPPGFQNFMKK; via the coding sequence ATGTTCGATTCGCTAAGCGATCGTCTCGGTGGGGTATTCGACAAGCTGCGTGGGCGCGGTGCGCTTACGGAGGACGATGTCCGTGCCGCGATGCGCGAGGTGCGAATCGCGCTGCTCGAAGCCGATGTCGCCCTTCCCGTCGTCCGCCAGTTCGTCGAACAGGCGACTGAAAAGGCGGTCGGCAGCGATGTGCTGCGCTCGGTCACGCCGGGCCAGATGGTCGTCAAGATCGTCTCGGACACGCTCACCGAAACGTTGGGGTCGGAAACCTCCGACCTGCTGATCGACGTCACCCCGCCCGCCGTCATCATGATGGTCGGCTTGCAGGGGTCGGGTAAGACCACCTCCACCGCCAAGATCGCCAAGCGCCTCAAGGACAAAGAGCGCAAGAAGGTGCTGATGGCCTCGCTCGACGTCCAGCGCCCGGCCGCGCAGGAGCAGCTGGCGGTGCTGGGCACCCAGACCGATGTGGCGACCCTGCCGATCGTGCCGGGGCAGCAGCCGGTCGATATCGCCAAGCGGGCCTTGCAGGCGGCGAAGCTCCAGGGCTTCGACGTGGTGATGCTCGACACCGCCGGTCGTCTGCACGTCGATCAGGCGCTGATGGACGAGATGAAGGCGGTTGCGGACGTTTCGAACCCGGCGGAAATCCTGCTGGTGGTCGACTCGCTGACCGGTCAGGACGCGGTGAATGTCGCGACCAGCTTCACCCAGCAGGTTCCGCTGACCGGCGTGGTGCTGACCCGCATGGACGGCGATGCCCGTGGCGGCGCCGCGCTGTCGATGCGCGCCGTCACCGGCCGTCCGATCAAGTTCGCGGGCACCGGCGAAAAGCTCGACGCGATCGAGCCTTTCCATCCGGCGCGTGTGGCGCAGCGCATCCTTGGCATGGGCGATGTCGTGTCGCTGGTCGAAAAGGCCGCCGAGACGATCGACGCCGAGGAAGCCGACAAGCTCGCCAAGAAAATGGCCAAGGGTCAGTTCGACATGAACGACCTGCGTGCCCAGCTGAACCAGATGCGCCGCATGGGTGGCCTTGGCGCGCTGGCGGGGATGCTGCCGGGCCTCAAGAAGGCGCAGGCGGCGATGGCGCAGAGCGGCGCCAACGACAAGACGCTGATCCATCTCGACGCGATGATCGGGTCGATGACGCCGAAGGAACGCGAAAAGCCCGCCCTCATCAACGCCAAGCGCAAGATTCGTATCGCCAAGGGTTCCGGCCGCACGGTGCAGGAAGTCAACAAGCTCCTGAAAATGCATCAGGAGATGGAAACGGCGATGAAGAAGATCCGCAAGATGGGCGGCCTCAAAGGGCTGGCCAAGATGTTCACCGGCGGCGGCATGGACAAGATGCTGGGCGGTGCCGGTGGTGCGGGCGCGCCTGACCTCAGCGGGCTAGGCGGTCTGGGTGGATTGGGCGGCAACATGCCGAACCTGCCGCCCGGCTTTCAGAATTTCATGAAGAAATAA
- the rplS gene encoding 50S ribosomal protein L19: protein MNLIQQIEAENIAALAKDIPDFRPGDTLRVGVKVVEGDRSRVQNYEGVCIARSNKGMGSNFTVRKISFGEGVERVFPLYSPNIDSITVVRRGVVRRAKLYYLRGRTGKRARIAERREVRSED, encoded by the coding sequence ATGAACCTGATCCAGCAGATCGAGGCCGAAAACATTGCGGCTCTCGCCAAGGATATTCCGGATTTCCGTCCGGGTGATACGCTGCGCGTCGGCGTGAAGGTCGTCGAAGGCGACCGCAGCCGCGTCCAGAACTATGAAGGCGTCTGCATCGCCCGCTCCAACAAGGGCATGGGCAGCAACTTCACCGTGCGCAAGATTTCGTTCGGTGAGGGTGTGGAACGCGTCTTCCCGCTCTATTCGCCGAACATCGATTCGATCACCGTCGTCCGTCGCGGTGTCGTGCGTCGCGCGAAGCTCTATTATCTGCGTGGCCGCACCGGCAAGCGCGCCCGTATTGCCGAGCGCCGCGAAGTCCGCAGCGAGGATTGA
- a CDS encoding aspartate kinase: MARIVMKFGGTSMAGMERIRNVAARVKHVVEQGHEVAVVVSAMAGETDRLVGFCKEASALYDPAEYDVVVASGEQVTSGLLAMTLKAMGVDARSWLGWQLPIRTNEAHAKARIGEIDTIDLLASMRSGTVAVIPGFQGMMEDGRISTLGRGGSDTSAVAVAAALKADRCDIYTDVDGVYTTDPRIVARARKLDLVTYEEMLELASVGAKVLQTRSVGLAMKEGVVVQVLSSFDDPTQTDLPGTLIVSEEELEAKLKEDKMERQLITGIAHDKNEAKITLTRVPDRPGAVAHIFGPLADAAINVDMIIQNVGRDKGETDVTFTVPGADLARALDVLESQKDIIGFNRVIPDTKVAKVSVVGVGMKSHAGVASTMFKSLADRGINILAISTSEIKVSVLIDEDETELAVRVLHTAYGLDAPVA; encoded by the coding sequence ATGGCGCGCATCGTGATGAAATTCGGCGGCACCTCCATGGCGGGGATGGAACGAATTCGCAACGTGGCCGCGCGAGTCAAACATGTTGTCGAGCAGGGTCATGAAGTCGCCGTCGTGGTTTCCGCCATGGCGGGCGAGACGGACCGGCTGGTCGGCTTCTGCAAGGAAGCCTCGGCGCTCTATGATCCGGCCGAATATGACGTCGTCGTCGCCAGCGGTGAGCAGGTGACGAGCGGGCTGCTCGCCATGACGCTGAAGGCCATGGGCGTGGACGCGCGCAGCTGGCTCGGCTGGCAGCTGCCGATCCGCACCAATGAAGCCCATGCCAAGGCGCGCATTGGGGAGATCGACACGATCGACCTGCTCGCATCCATGCGGTCGGGCACCGTGGCGGTGATTCCGGGCTTTCAGGGCATGATGGAGGATGGCCGCATCTCGACCCTGGGCCGTGGCGGCTCGGATACGTCGGCTGTCGCGGTGGCGGCGGCGCTCAAGGCGGATCGCTGCGACATCTATACCGATGTCGATGGCGTCTACACCACCGATCCCCGCATCGTGGCGCGGGCGCGCAAGCTCGACCTCGTCACCTATGAGGAAATGCTGGAACTGGCCTCGGTCGGGGCCAAGGTGCTCCAGACCCGCTCGGTCGGCCTCGCCATGAAGGAAGGCGTGGTCGTGCAGGTGCTTTCCTCCTTCGATGATCCCACCCAGACCGACCTCCCCGGCACGCTGATCGTCAGCGAAGAGGAACTGGAAGCCAAGCTCAAGGAAGACAAGATGGAACGTCAGCTCATCACCGGCATCGCCCATGACAAGAATGAGGCGAAGATCACCCTGACCCGCGTGCCGGATCGTCCGGGCGCGGTGGCGCACATCTTCGGGCCGCTGGCCGATGCCGCGATCAACGTCGACATGATCATCCAGAATGTCGGCCGCGACAAGGGCGAGACGGACGTCACATTCACGGTGCCGGGCGCGGATCTGGCGCGGGCGCTGGATGTGCTGGAGAGCCAGAAGGACATCATCGGCTTCAACCGCGTGATCCCGGATACGAAGGTCGCGAAGGTGAGCGTTGTCGGCGTCGGCATGAAGAGCCATGCGGGCGTGGCGTCCACCATGTTCAAGTCGCTGGCCGATCGCGGGATCAATATCCTCGCCATCTCGACCAGCGAGATCAAGGTGTCGGTCCTGATCGACGAGGATGAGACGGAACTGGCGGTGCGCGTGCTGCACACGGCTTATGGGCTGGATGCGCCGGTCGCTTAA
- a CDS encoding CoA ester lyase, translating to MLLRHARSLLFLPASNPRAIAKARVLPCDMVLLDLEDAVPDDRKEEALAHAVEAVAGGFGQRLTAVRINVEGAPSHGREMVAMKASAVDYVVLPKVENPKQVKDVFSVCQKPVIAMIESAAGVLAAQAIAATEGCAGLFMGNNDLRQDLGIPPSAGREGLSLSLQSVILAARAARIAVFDGVFNRLDDEAGFEAECAAGHVLGFDGKTLIHPSQVPVANQVFGPDPQAVADARRLIEAATGGAERFEGRMIESMHVEEAKALVTRAEAVGG from the coding sequence ATGTTGTTGCGCCACGCCCGTTCGCTGCTGTTCCTGCCGGCGTCGAACCCGCGCGCCATCGCCAAGGCGCGGGTCTTGCCCTGCGACATGGTGCTGCTCGATCTGGAGGACGCCGTGCCCGACGACCGCAAGGAAGAGGCGCTGGCCCATGCGGTCGAGGCGGTGGCGGGTGGCTTTGGCCAGCGGCTGACGGCGGTGCGCATCAATGTCGAGGGTGCGCCCTCCCATGGGCGGGAGATGGTGGCGATGAAGGCCTCCGCCGTCGATTATGTCGTGCTGCCCAAAGTCGAGAATCCCAAGCAGGTGAAGGATGTGTTCAGCGTCTGCCAGAAGCCGGTGATCGCGATGATCGAAAGCGCGGCGGGTGTTCTGGCGGCGCAGGCGATTGCCGCGACGGAGGGCTGTGCCGGCCTCTTCATGGGCAATAACGATCTGCGGCAGGATCTGGGCATCCCGCCGTCCGCCGGGCGCGAGGGGCTGTCCCTGTCCCTGCAGTCCGTCATTCTGGCAGCGCGGGCGGCGCGGATTGCCGTGTTCGACGGGGTGTTCAACCGGCTGGACGATGAGGCCGGGTTCGAAGCGGAATGCGCCGCCGGCCATGTGCTGGGCTTTGACGGCAAGACGCTGATCCACCCGAGCCAGGTGCCGGTCGCCAATCAGGTTTTCGGTCCCGATCCTCAGGCAGTGGCCGATGCGCGCCGGTTGATAGAGGCCGCGACGGGCGGGGCGGAGCGCTTCGAAGGACGCATGATCGAAAGCATGCATGTCGAGGAAGCGAAGGCTCTCGTGACCAGAGCCGAAGCGGTGGGCGGATAA
- the ubiG gene encoding bifunctional 2-polyprenyl-6-hydroxyphenol methylase/3-demethylubiquinol 3-O-methyltransferase UbiG: protein MASKPTPTIDPREAAHFGTMAADWWDPNGSSAMLHKLNPVRLHYIRNAIDHHWPQGSGGFRPLSGKRAIDVGCGAGLLAEPLARMGATLTALDAAEENIAVARAHAEGQGLTIDYRATPVEQLDASGFDLVTSMEVIEHVTDPAAFVRALATKLAPDGLMILSTPNRTPLSRLAMITIGESIGGIPKGTHDWHKFLNPKELTSLLDEAGLEVTDSTGLSFDPRYGFTLSANKAINYLLTARHRRD, encoded by the coding sequence ATGGCAAGCAAACCCACACCGACCATCGACCCGCGCGAGGCCGCGCATTTCGGCACGATGGCCGCCGATTGGTGGGACCCGAACGGTTCCAGCGCCATGCTGCACAAGCTGAACCCGGTGCGCCTGCACTATATCCGCAACGCCATCGATCATCACTGGCCGCAGGGAAGCGGCGGATTCCGGCCCCTTTCGGGCAAGCGCGCGATCGATGTGGGCTGCGGTGCGGGCCTGCTGGCGGAGCCGCTGGCGCGCATGGGCGCGACCCTGACCGCACTGGACGCGGCGGAGGAAAATATCGCCGTCGCCCGCGCCCATGCCGAAGGGCAGGGCCTGACGATCGACTATCGCGCCACCCCGGTCGAGCAGTTGGACGCCAGTGGATTCGACCTCGTGACCTCGATGGAAGTGATCGAGCATGTGACCGACCCCGCCGCCTTCGTCCGCGCGCTGGCGACAAAGCTGGCCCCCGACGGTCTGATGATCCTGTCCACGCCCAACCGCACGCCGCTTTCCCGCCTGGCCATGATCACCATCGGCGAAAGCATCGGCGGCATCCCCAAAGGCACGCATGACTGGCACAAATTCCTCAATCCCAAGGAACTGACCAGCCTCCTCGATGAAGCGGGTCTGGAAGTCACCGACAGCACCGGCCTCAGCTTCGATCCGCGCTATGGCTTCACCCTCTCCGCCAACAAGGCGATCAACTATCTGCTGACCGCCCGGCACCGGAGGGACTGA
- a CDS encoding YdeI family protein produces the protein MAIEPKVDAYIARQADFARPILSHLRGVIHAASPQIGPDIEEAVKWGMPFFTYKGQNLCNMAGFKAHVAFGFWHDKVARDGASEGAMGQFGRIASLADLPDDAKLTALIAQAMALIDAGDKARSGPKPAREPLPLHPAFAAAIEIDPAAAAAWAAFPPGKVRDYCEWINDAKSDATRDKRIAQAVAWIAEGKGRNWKYEKRS, from the coding sequence ATGGCGATCGAGCCGAAGGTCGATGCCTATATCGCCCGGCAGGCCGATTTCGCCCGTCCGATCCTCAGCCATTTGCGCGGCGTCATCCACGCCGCCTCGCCGCAGATCGGGCCGGACATCGAGGAAGCGGTCAAATGGGGCATGCCCTTCTTCACCTATAAAGGGCAGAATCTCTGCAACATGGCCGGGTTCAAGGCCCATGTCGCCTTCGGCTTCTGGCATGACAAGGTTGCGCGGGATGGCGCCAGCGAAGGCGCAATGGGCCAGTTCGGCCGGATCGCCAGCCTGGCCGATCTGCCGGACGACGCCAAGCTTACCGCCCTGATTGCTCAGGCCATGGCGCTGATCGATGCCGGGGACAAGGCCCGCTCCGGCCCGAAACCGGCGCGCGAACCGCTGCCCCTCCACCCCGCCTTCGCCGCCGCGATCGAAATCGATCCCGCCGCAGCAGCCGCCTGGGCAGCCTTCCCGCCCGGCAAGGTGCGCGACTATTGCGAGTGGATCAACGATGCGAAGAGCGACGCCACCCGTGACAAGCGCATCGCGCAGGCCGTGGCCTGGATCGCGGAGGGCAAGGGCCGCAACTGGAAATATGAAAAGCGTTCATAA